The following DNA comes from Mycobacteroides immunogenum.
GGTGGTGCACAAACTGGACCACTTGCGGCGCAGCGGACGCATCAGCGCCACTTCGTCGTGGCTCGGTACCGCGCTCGCGCTCAAACCTGTGCTGCAGATCGATGACGAGGGCAAGCTGGTTCTTGCTCAGCGTGTCCGGACCGCGACCAAGGCGATCGGGGCGATGGTCGACAACATCGTCGAGTTCGTGGGTGAGCGTCGAGTCTCGGTGACCATCCACCACGTGGATAACACCGAAACGGCCGAGAAGGTGAACGAGCTGGTGTGCTCGCGGCTGGTCACCGCGCATGATCCGGTGATCTCGGAGATGGGTCCGGTGCTTGCGGTGCATGTGGGTCCGGGTGCTGTTGGGGTATGCGCGGAACCGGTGGACTGACGGGTTTGTCCACAACCTCGTATTGATCCACAATTGCCGGTCCGGCACTGGATCTCGGCGGTACCGCTTTCTAGCGTCGAGACATGGAATCCGAGCTGTTGCGCAGGCGTCTGGCAGCGGGCGACCGTGAGGGTGACGACGATGTTGAGGATGACGAGGATTTCGTAGGGAACGCGCTCGGCCCCGAGTCGGAGTCGTCGTTGCGCTGGCTCCCTGACTCTCTGACGACCGGCGGTACACGTGGCTGGCTGGAGTCCGTCCGAACCGACCCCGGCCGTGCCGGTGTGGTCGCGTTGGGAGCGATCGGTGTGTTGGCAGTGCTGGTGACGATCTTCACGGTGATGCGTCAGCCGCCTGCCCCCGTCAGTGCCAATCTGCCGCCGGTACAACCTGTGTCGTCGAGCTCGGTATCGGCGCCGAGCTCCCTGGTCATCAGTGTGGTCGGTCTGGTCAAGCGCCCTGGGCTGGTCACGCTGGCCACCGGTGCGCGGGTTGCCGACGCGGTGACGGCGGCCGGGGGAGCGGTCGAGGGCGCCGATGTGATCACCCTGAACATGGCCAGGCCGGTCGTCGATGGCGATCAGATTGTGGTCGGCCTTTCGCCGGTACCTGGCCAGCCCATGGGGATGGCGAGTTCGATCGTTGCCGCCGGACAAGTCCCGGCCGGGGGCGCCGGCACCAAAGCGCCGGGCGGATCTGGACGGGTAAATCTGAACACGGCAACGGAATCGGAGTTGGATGCGCTTCCCGGCGTGGGCCCGGTCATGGCGGCATCGATCGTGCGGTGGCGCACCGAGCATGGGAAGTTCACCAGCATCGATCAGCTCGCGGAAGTGGACGGTATCGGTCCTTCGCGGCTCGATAAGCTGCGGGCTCTCGTCGTGCTGTGAGGTCGACCGATGACGGTGAGCCGCTTCTGGATTTGCGGCTGGTGCCGCCCGCACTCGCCGCCTGGGCCGTCACCGCCACGGGGATTCTCTGGTCAGTGGGTTATGTGGTGGCCGCCGTACTGGGCATCACGATGATCGGCGTGCGGCTGAGTCGTCATCGGATGAGTAGAGCCGCCGTCGCCGGGGCGACGGCCGTTCTCATTGCCGGGGTGGGTTTCTCGGTGGCCGCCGCGATACGCCAGCACGGGGTACACAGTCACCCGTTGCGCTCCCGGATCGGGCAGATCGCGGTGGTGCAGCTGAGGGTGACCGATGATCCGAAGATCGTCGCGGGTGGCCGCGCGATGATGCGTGCCGACCTTGTCGCCCTGGGTGATCCGGCGCAGGCGATGACGGGCTCGGTGGTGGTGTTCGGCTCTTCCGCACTGCTGGGCGCGGTCGGGGTGGGGGACACCGTGCAGGCGCGCGCGGCGATCGCGCGCCCGGCCCGGCGTGACCTCACGGTGGCCATGCTCACGGTGGCGGGGGACACCCATGTTGTCGGTACGTCATCTACGCAGAACGTGGCCAACGGTATTCGTGATCGGTTTGTCGAAGTCTCGCGAAACGCGCTGCCCGCTGACGAAGCCGCGCTGTTGCCGGGGCTGGTGCTCGGTGACACCAGTGCCCTCGACGCGCAGACCGTCGCGACATTTCGGACAGCGGGACTCACGCATCTGATGGCGGTCTCCGGGGCCAATGTCTCCATCGTGTGCGGGGCCGTGCTGCTGCTGGGCCGTCTGGTCGGACTGCGCACCTCGGTGGTGTTGGCGGGGCTCGTGCTTGTCGGGTTCGTCATCGTGGTGAGGCCGTCACCGAGCGTGTTGCGTGCCGCGGTGATGGGTGCGGTCGGTCTGCTGGGCCTGCTGACCGCGCGCCGCCGTCAGGCCATACCCGCCCTGGCGGCAACGATTTTGGTGCTGTTCGCGGTGTCGCCGGGGCTGGCCGTCGATATCGGCTTCGCACTGTCGGTGTCTGCGACGGCGGCGCTGGTGGTTATCGCACCGCGCTGGTCGGGGCGCCTGACAGAGCGCGGCTGGCCCAAACCGTTGGCCGACGCGTTGTGTGTCGCGGTCGCGGCGCAGGTGGTGACCGCGCCGCTGATCGCCGCGATCTCCGGCAGCTTCAGTGTGGCCTCCGTGGCAGCGAACGTGCTGGCGGGGTTGGTGATCGCGCCCATCACCATTCTCGGAACCGCGGCGGCCGCACTGGCCGTCCTCTCACCATGGGTTGCCGGGCTGTTGGTGAGGTTTTGCGGCCCGGAACTGTGGTGGCTGCTACAGGTCGCCGAGTGCACCTCGGCTGGGGGCGCCACGGCGTTGCCGGTGCCATCCGGTGCGGCCGGTTTCGCTTTTACCGCTGCGCTGGTTGGCATTTCGGTGTGGTTGTGGCGCCGTCGGTGGTTCCGCGGTCTGGCCTGTGCCGGTGCGCTGTGCGTGCTCGCACTGGTGATCTCGGCGAGACTGGCAAGCTAGCCGGCCACCGGGCGCTACACCCCGGAAAGTGCGAGTTGGCGTTCAGGTGCTTGCGTAGCGGGGGCGTCGGGACTGCGCCAGCAGTGACGTAACACCCGTAACACGAAAGCGAGCCGCCGCATCGAGAGCGGCGATTCGTGCATGTTGTTGACACGCAGGATCGTCTCGGTGATCCGGATGTCGTTGCGCGCAGCGATCAGCATCTTTCTCGACCACCACCTCAGCAGTTTCCACGCGGCACGTTGGCCGATGCTCGCGCTGTCGGGGGCCGCGGTGGTCAGCGGCGCTGCCAACCGGTTCTGTTGCCACACCGTCTGGATGCGCCGGCCGACGGTGTGGAAATAGCGGTGTGCCAGGCCGGCGTCACCCTCGAAGAGGCAGTCACGCAGCGCGACCGCCTCCAGCACCGCCATCGTCATACCCTGGCCCCGGATGGGGTCGAAGCTGCAGATGGCGTCGCCGATTACCAGCAGGCCCTCAGGGAACCGCGCAATCTGGTCGTAGCGGCGCCACAACGCGTCGCGGTACCAGAAGTTGTGGACATCACCCACCGGCACGGCCGTGCGTAGCACCTCCACCACCTCGTGAGGTGCGAATCGTTCAGCGAGGGAGATCATTTCGGTGAAGCTGCGGGGCGGCTCAGCGAGATCGAACGTGCCCAGGGTCAGCATGACGGTGTCGTGCTCACAGCGCGCGATCGCCCCGCCGAACGGGTGACCGGGCGCGGCGTTGAGGAAGGTGAGCTTGTCCAGGTCGCAGTCCTCGGGAACGTGCAGCAGCTGGCTCGCATACGTCACCGGTGACATCGCCCGGATTTCGGCTGGACGGGCAAAGCCGAGCCGATCCAGGAACGTCTGGGTGCGCGGAGTGCGGCCAGTGGCGTCCACCACTAGGTCCGAGATGAGGGTGGTCACCAGGCCGGTGGATCGCCGCGCGACCCGGACGCCGGTGACGCGTTCCTCGGCGGTCATGGGCTCGATGACATCGTGCCCATCCAGGAATTTCACGTTCCCCAGACGTTGAACACGTTGGCGTACATGAAATTCCAGGAACGGCCGGGTCGCGAGATAGAGCTTGAAGGTTTCCGGATCGCTGAACTTCCCCGCGCGATTGAACATCTCGTCGGGTCCGATCATCATCCGGATGCGCGAGAGATCGCCCTCGTCGCAGACCGTTGCGCCATCGATTCGTAGCTCGGTGAGGATTCCGGGAAACAGCTGCTCCAACCTCTGAGTGCCGGAACTCATGAACATATGAATGTGCTGCCCCTGCGGCACCCCGCTGCGGGGAGCGGCACCGTTCTTCAACTCGTCGCGTTCGACCACCGTGACCGATGTATACGACTCGGACAGCACCCTGGCTGCCAGCAGTCCCGCCATCCCGGCGCCGAGGACTACCGCGTGATCTCTGTGGTCCCGAACTTCAGGTGTCATCGCTGATCCTTTCGTCTCGATGCACCCTACTCTTATTTATCTCTTAATTTCTTAGAATTGCCTTAGATTCGGATTTCTCTCTGGTCAACCTCAGCCCCCGAACAGCAGGTACAACCCGGTGAAGGTGTAGCCGACCATCACCAGCATCATCGCCAGCTGTCCGGTCACCTGATGCCGTTTGGGTAGGACCTTCAGGGCCCGATCATGCGCCGCGACCACGCCCGCGATATGCCCGGCGAGCACGAATCCCACCTTGAGCGTCGAGAGCACCGACGGGTGCATGGACAGGGCATACGAGACATCGATGCCGGAGAGCCATCCCCGCCCCAACGGGTCGGCGAGCCGCAGCACGGTCTGCTGTCCGCGCTCGACGAGGTATGTCAGGTAGTGCGCGAACACGTAGCCGATCACGATCGGGATCAACGAGTGCGCGAGCAGGCCCGGCAGATCGCGCCGGGTGGTGTTGTCGACACCACCGGTCGCGCGGGCGGCCAGGCAGAACGTTGTCGCCACCACGATCACGAACACGGTCAGCCCGGCGGTACGGATCGCCACGGCCGCCGCCGTGGAGCCACCGGCAAGCTCATCGACGAATCCGCGCCACTCGGGCATCGCCGAGAAGCTGTCGAACGCGGTCGAGCCCAGCAGCACCGCGAGCACCGCCACGATGCCCGGCCGAACCGGTAGCGACGGTAGATGATCGAATGGATTGCCGATCGCGATGCGGCCATCGGCGTTGCGCCGCAGGGGTGATAGCCGCGAGGCCACCATGCTGTACACCTCGAACGGATCGGCGCGCGCGCACCAGCGCGTGCCGCAGGCCAGTGTGCCGGCGAGGGTGAGCGTCAGATAGGTCAACAGCCAGACCTGCACCGCCCCCAGCGATCCCGGGTCGGCGCTGGCCAGTTCCAGCCAGACGAACAGGTACAGTCCCGCCGCTGCCGGCCAATATCCCCACCGCCGTGGGTATTTCAGAGGCGCAGGCCGTCTGGAGAGCGGCAGCAGCCGGTACACGGCACGGACGGGTGACAGCACCCGCCATGCCGGACCGAAGAACAGTGAGACGGTCACCAGGCCCACCCAGAGCAGCACATAGAAGACACCCGGCAGTGCGTTCTTGCCGTCCTGCGGGCCGAGCACCGCAGCGGCGGTGATCCAGGCAGTCGCCGCAAGTACCGCCGCGGTGGCCGCCCACCGGGTGGCGGGTGCGTCGACGGCAGCCGTGCACCAGGCCGGTAGCGGCCGCCCCGCCCGGGCGGGGTCGAACCTGGGCTTCTTCCATGCCAGTGCCACCACGGCGAAGGTGAACGTCAGCGCCCACGCCGCACCGATCAGCGCGTAGGTGTAGGGGACGGGAAGATCGGACGAACCGCCCAGCCCGTGGGCGAGCACCGTCGTCGCCCGATCGTTCGTCACGGCTGCACGGTGATGGTGGCGATGGTCTTCTTCAGCTTGTGCAGTTCCACGTCGACCTTGCCCGGCACATTGACGGTGAACTCGAATGTCTGGGCGTTCGTGGGTTGAATCTCAAAGCTGTGGTCGGGGGTGGAGTGCACGTGCAGCTCGTCGGCGGCATCGCTGTCGACGTGTACCACGATGGGCTCGGACACCCGCGCGGACAGCGTGGCATTCGTCGGAGTGACGGCCCCGCCCTTGATGCTGACATTGACCGCCAGCTGAGGCGACGGCGTGCCGGATCCGGCGGCGGGGGTCTGCGGTGACGTGCTACAGCCGCCGCAGATCACGGCGGTGGCGGCGGCAATTGCGGCAAGGCCTCTGATCATCATTGGTTCCTCCTAGTCGGGGTCTTCTTCGTTGTCGGCCAGATCGTCCTCGTCCCCCCGGCGGCGGTCCCGCATCGCCACCCAGATGACGACGCCCGCCACCACGACCGCGGGCGCGAAGGCGGGCAGCGCCAAGAGCAATGAATGATCGGCCAGATATGCGACGGTCATGGGCCGTGCGGCACCGGCTCCTTAGGGCCCGGTGTCGGCAATGCGTCACTGTCGCTGCGCGTTTCGGTGCCGTTGATACGCCCGGCGCCCCAGCTCAACACGGCGATCAACACCAGGGTGCAGAACAGCACCACCAGCGAGGCCACCTCGAACAGCCAAGACGGATGGTTCTGATTGCGTTCGCGCTGCAGGATCGTCAGCTCCTGGGTGAACGGCCTGGTGCTGGACGCCAGCGCGGGCGTCTCCGGTGCGCCGATGCCGGGGTCGGCAGGAAGGAAGATGGGCACCCCCGTCATGGTGCTGCCGTCCTGCACACGCAGCAGGGTCTTCCACGAGCCGTATACCGGGATGGGCTGAGTGGATCGGTAGTGGCCCGCACTGATCTTGTGCAGCTTGTCGATCGCCAAGCCGTGATCGTTGGCCAAGCCGCCCTGCCACGACAGGATCGTGACCCACTCGGGATCATCGCTGATGAGATCGTGCGGATTGATCACCACGTCCGCCGATACCATCCGCTTCCCGCCGTCATTGGACAGGTCGGTCAATGCGATTGTGGCGGTGGCATGTTCGGGCACCTCGGTGCGTAGGCCGTTGGCAACTGCCGCGCCCAGGATCAGTACCGTGAGAACCACCGCCGTGATGCTGAGGGAGCGTTTGGGCAGCGGCCGGCCGGTGAGCACCACGCCCAGCAGCGCGCCGCAGACTCCCATGGCGATGGCGCTCGGCACCGACATGGCAAGCGCCTCCGGCCACATGCTCACCGGCCACGGATAGCGATAGACCGCGCCGATCCAGAGCGATTCCAGCCACAGGCCGACCGTCCCCACCCCGAGACCGGCGATGGCCCCGAACAGTATGGGCCGCTTGATGAGCGGGGTCAGCGCGATGAGTTCTACGACAACTGCCGGTCCGAGGTAGAGCGCGAACCAGCTTGTCGGTCCGCCCAGGATGGGTCCCGCGAGCAACGACACGGCTCCCCGCAGCACGATCGCCAGCGCGGCGCCGATGATCGCGGCGCCGCGCCCCATTACGACGCGCGCACTCACCGCGGCGAAGGCGGCCGCTGCGGCGATCATCATGGGCTGCTGCACCAGCCTGAATTGTTCGACACCGAAGTCGTATTCGATCTGGAACACCGAAAGGCCGATGAACAACCCGCCAAAGGACAAGTAACGCAAGAACTTCACGAAACGTGTGTCGTCATCCGCGCTGAAACCGATGGCGCGCCTGCCCTCATACTCGAGTATCAGCACGGATACCAGCGATAGTCCGGCGCCGCCGATCAGCATCAGGTGGGTGGGGCCCCAGAGCGTAACGTCCTGGCCAAAGATGCGGTGCCAGATGTCATCCAGCGGGAATCCGATCAATGCGTAGAGGCCGCACATGGCCATCAGCAGGCCACCGACGGGCGCGTACCAGGTGCGCGTGATCCGCACCGCCGCCGCTCCGGGCTTGTCGTAGGGCAGGACCATCGCCAGCGTGCCGGCGATGAACAGCAGGAACAACCCGAACAAGATGAAGTAGTGCGCGGGGTTGGCCAGCGGGCCCGCGTCGCGGCCCTTGCCGATGTGCAGGCTGACGTCCCAAATGAAACCGAAGAGCGCGGCGACGATGGTGGTGACGAACAGACAGATCTGAAGGGCCACCCAGGGTGGCCGATTGAACTTGTTGCCCACCTTGTCGGCCAGGTTCTGCAACCAGGTGATGCGTCGCTGACGGTGCAGATAGCCGATCCACAACAGGCCCACCGAGACGATCGTGGCGGCCACAGACATCCCGATCACCTGATCAAGCGCGGCCCCGCCGCCTTCGGTGGCCGCCGCGACGATGCGCAGAGATTGTGTAGTCATGGGCTCGCCATCCTGTCGGTTGAGTAGGGAGCAGCCGGTCGTGCTGGCGGGCAATGTTTCCAGAATTCGTCCGCTCAAACAGGGGTACGTGCCAAAACGTGCTGTCGCCGGGCCATGGGACGATCAACGGGTGACCGATGCGCTGCACCTCATCCTGGGAGACGAAGAACTACTGGTCGAGCGGGCGGTGACCACCGTGCTCCAGGCGGTGCGGGGCAAGGCAAGCGCGGAGATCCCCGTCAATCGGCTGCGCGCGGGTCAGGTGGATGTGGCCGAATTGGCCGAACTGCTGAGTCCCTCGCTGTTCTCCGATGAGCGCGTCATCGTCATCGAGGCAGCCGCGGAGGCGGGCAAGGATGCCGTCACCCTCATCGAACAGGCGGCCACCGAGCTGCCGCCGGGAACCTTTCTGATCGTGCAGCATTCGGGCGGCGGCCGCGCCAAGGCGCTGGCGGCCACGTTGCAAAAACTCGGCGCCGCCGTCCATGACTGTGCCCGGATCACCAAGGCCGCCGAGCGGGCCGATTTCGTGCACAAGGAATTTCGCCGTCTGGGGCAGAAGGTGGACGCCGATGTGGTGGCCATCGTGATCGACGCCGTCGGCTCCGATATTCGCGAATTGGCGGCTGCCTGTTCGCAATTGGTATCGGACACCGATGGCAATGTCGACGGGGCCGCGGTGCGCCGTTACCACTCCGGCCGTGCCGAGGTCTCCGGGTTCGATATCGCCGACAAGGCGGTGGTGGGTGACGTCGCCGGTTCCACGGAAGCGCTGCGCTGGGCGATGCAGCGGGGTGTTCCGCACGTGCTGCTCGCCGATGCGCTCGCAGAGGCGGTTCACACCATCGCGCGGGTGGGGCCCATCAAACAGAATGCGTACGCCGCCGCCTCGGAGCTTGGCATGCCGCCGTGGCGTATCGAGAAGGCTCAGAAGCAGGCGCGTCGCTGGACGCGTGACGCGGTGGCCGAGGCGATGCGGGTGGTGGCGGCGCTCAACGCCGATGTGAAGGGCGCGGCGGCCGACGCCGACTACGCGCTGGAATCGGCGGTACGCAAGGTAGCCGAACTGGTGAACAACTAGCCCGTCGAGTGTGAGTCTGAGGGCACGAAAAACGCCGAGTGTGCGCGGTAGCGCTCACACTCGGCGTTGATCGAAAGAAAGAATCAGAGCTTGTTCAGAGCCAGGGCGAGCGCCGACTTCTTGTTGGCGGCCTGGTTCTTGTGGATGACGCCCTTAGTGACGGCCTTGTCGAGCTTGCGGCTGGCCGAGACGAGCAGCTCGCCCGCCTTCTCCTTGTCGCCCTCGGCGATCGCGTCGCGCAGGCCGCGAATGGCAGTACGCAGGGACGACTTGGTCGCCTGGTTGCGCAACCGGGCACGCTCGTTGGTGCGGATGCGCTTTTCCTGCGACTTGATATTGGCCACGCGTCTAAATCCTTCGGTAAATCGTCTGGTGGGGCGGCAGGCCTCCAGGTCATTTGACCCGGGGCAGCTGAGCAGCGCCGCAAGGGAAGAGACTACCAGGGGAACCGCCAAAACCTGAAACCGGCGGCGTAGCGCACAACACAAGATTGCGTTCAGGTAGCCAGCAAGTATCGGCGATACGCGCGCACGCACTGCCGAATCCGGCAAGTTGGTGCAGCATAGGCAACGTGAGCCTGCGAACAGTGATGCCGAACTCGGGGCGCCCGGCACGCACGGCGGCAACGCCACGGCTAACCCGGCGCGACGACCAGATATTCGGCGGATACCGCGAACTGGTGTCCGAGAAGGGGGCCTACTCCAAGGCCTTCGACGAAATGTTCGACGCCGACGGGAACGTGCGCGGCCCCTACAAGGGGATCTACGCCGAGCTGGCGCCCACCGACGCCGCCGACCTGGCCGCGCGCGCCGACGCCCTGGGCAGGGCGTTCATCGATCAGGGCATCACGTTCTCGCTGTCAGGCCAGGAACGCCCGTTTCCGTTGGACCTGGTGCCGCGCGTCATCGCCGCCGCGGAGTGGTCGCGGCTGGAGCGGGGCATCGCCCAGCGGGTCCGGGCGCTGGAGATGTATCTCGCCGACATCTACGGCGATCAGGAGATCCTGCGTGACGGGGTGATCCCGCGCCGGCTGGTCACCTCCTGCGAGCACTTCCACCGCGAGGCCGCCGGGATCAACCCGCCCAACGGGGTGCGCATCCATGTCGCGGGCATCGACCTGGTCCGGGACGCCCAGGGCACCTTCCGGGTGCTGGAAGACAACCTGCGGTCACCGTCGGGTGTCTCCTATGTGATGGAGAACCGCCGCACCATGGCGCGGGTTTTCCCCGACCTGTTCGCCACCCACCGGGTGCGGGCGGTGGACGACTATTCCTCGCACCTGCTGCGGGCATTGCGGAAGTCGGCGGCCACCAACGAGGCCGATCCCACCGTGGTCGTTCTCACACCGGGCGTGGCCAACTCCGCGTATTTCGAGCACTCGCTGCTGGCCCGCCAGATGGGCGTCGAGCTGGTCGAGGGCCGCGACTTGTTCTGCCGCGACAACCAGGTCTACATGCGCACCACCGAAGGCGAGCGTCAGGTCGACGTGATCTATCGCCGCATCGACGACACCTACCTGGACCCGATGCAGTTCCGCCCCGATTCGGTGCTCGGGGTTGCCGGCCTGCTCAACGCGGCACGTGCCGGAAACGTGGTGATCTCCAGCGCGGTCGGTAACGGGGTGGGCGACGACAAGCTGGTCTACACCTATGTGCCGACCATCATCGAGTACTACCTCGGCGAGAAACCCATTGTGGCGAACGTGGATACCTTCCGATGTTGGCTCGACGAGGAACGCGAGGAAGTGCTGGACCGCCTCGAGCACCTCGTCATCAAGCCCGTCGAAGGTTCCGGGGGATACGGGATCGTCTTCGGTCCCGACGCCTCGGAGAAGGAGCGGGCCGCGATCGCGAAGAAGATCAGGGCCGATCCGCGTGGCTGGGTGGCTCAGCCGGTCGTGCAGTTGTCGACGGTGCCCACCAAGATCGACGACCAACTGGTGCCCCGGCACGTAGACCTGCGCCCCTTCGCGGTCAACGACGGTGACGATGTCTGGGTGTTGCCCGGCGGGCTCACCCGGGTGGCGCTGCCGGAGGGCTCGCTGGTGGTGAACTCCAGTCAGGGCGGCGGATCCAAGGACACCTGGGTGCTGGCCTCGCGGGCCTCGGTCGCCGAGCGTGAGCTGGCGGGCGCCGAGCTGGTTTCCGAGCTGCCGCAGCCCGCCGAGGTCGAGCAGGGACCCGAGGCCGCCACCGCGGGACTGCAGCAGCACCATGTACAGCAGCAGCAGCAACAACAGGGTCGGTGGTGCTGATGCTGGCCCGAAACGCGGAGTCGCTGTACTGGATTGGCCGCTACGTAGAACGCGCCGATGACACCGCGCGCATCCTCGATGTGACGGTGCATCAGCTGCTGGAAGACGCGAGCGTGGACCCCGACCATGCCTCGCGCGTCCTGCTGCGCGTGCTGGGTATCGACGCGCCGGACACCGTGCTTGACGTGTGGTCGCTGACCGAGCTTGTCGCGTTCAGCAGGGGAGTGCAGGGTGGGTCGATCGTCGACTCCATCTCGGCTGCTCGCGAAAATGCCCGTGGCGCACGCGAAGTGACCTCCACCGAGATGTGGGAATGTCTCAACACGACGTACAACGCGTTGCCGGACCGCGAACGCGCGGCCCGCAGGCTGGGCCCGCACGAGTTCTTCACCTACGTCGAGGGTCGTGCCGCCCAATTCGCGGGACTTGCCGATTCCACCCTGAGCCGCGATGACGGATACCGGTTCCTGGTGTTGGGCCGGTCCATCGAGCGGGTGGATATGACTGTGCGACTGTTGCTCTCGCGTGTCGGCGACCGGGCCTCGTCACCAGCCTGGGTAACACTGCTGCGCAGCGCGGGCGCGCACGACACGTACCTGCGCACCTACCGCGGTGTGCTCGATGCCAACCGGGTTGTGG
Coding sequences within:
- a CDS encoding ComEA family DNA-binding protein, translating into MESELLRRRLAAGDREGDDDVEDDEDFVGNALGPESESSLRWLPDSLTTGGTRGWLESVRTDPGRAGVVALGAIGVLAVLVTIFTVMRQPPAPVSANLPPVQPVSSSSVSAPSSLVISVVGLVKRPGLVTLATGARVADAVTAAGGAVEGADVITLNMARPVVDGDQIVVGLSPVPGQPMGMASSIVAAGQVPAGGAGTKAPGGSGRVNLNTATESELDALPGVGPVMAASIVRWRTEHGKFTSIDQLAEVDGIGPSRLDKLRALVVL
- a CDS encoding ComEC/Rec2 family competence protein; translation: MRSTDDGEPLLDLRLVPPALAAWAVTATGILWSVGYVVAAVLGITMIGVRLSRHRMSRAAVAGATAVLIAGVGFSVAAAIRQHGVHSHPLRSRIGQIAVVQLRVTDDPKIVAGGRAMMRADLVALGDPAQAMTGSVVVFGSSALLGAVGVGDTVQARAAIARPARRDLTVAMLTVAGDTHVVGTSSTQNVANGIRDRFVEVSRNALPADEAALLPGLVLGDTSALDAQTVATFRTAGLTHLMAVSGANVSIVCGAVLLLGRLVGLRTSVVLAGLVLVGFVIVVRPSPSVLRAAVMGAVGLLGLLTARRRQAIPALAATILVLFAVSPGLAVDIGFALSVSATAALVVIAPRWSGRLTERGWPKPLADALCVAVAAQVVTAPLIAAISGSFSVASVAANVLAGLVIAPITILGTAAAALAVLSPWVAGLLVRFCGPELWWLLQVAECTSAGGATALPVPSGAAGFAFTAALVGISVWLWRRRWFRGLACAGALCVLALVISARLAS
- a CDS encoding FAD-dependent oxidoreductase produces the protein MTPEVRDHRDHAVVLGAGMAGLLAARVLSESYTSVTVVERDELKNGAAPRSGVPQGQHIHMFMSSGTQRLEQLFPGILTELRIDGATVCDEGDLSRIRMMIGPDEMFNRAGKFSDPETFKLYLATRPFLEFHVRQRVQRLGNVKFLDGHDVIEPMTAEERVTGVRVARRSTGLVTTLISDLVVDATGRTPRTQTFLDRLGFARPAEIRAMSPVTYASQLLHVPEDCDLDKLTFLNAAPGHPFGGAIARCEHDTVMLTLGTFDLAEPPRSFTEMISLAERFAPHEVVEVLRTAVPVGDVHNFWYRDALWRRYDQIARFPEGLLVIGDAICSFDPIRGQGMTMAVLEAVALRDCLFEGDAGLAHRYFHTVGRRIQTVWQQNRLAAPLTTAAPDSASIGQRAAWKLLRWWSRKMLIAARNDIRITETILRVNNMHESPLSMRRLAFVLRVLRHCWRSPDAPATQAPERQLALSGV
- the holA gene encoding DNA polymerase III subunit delta, giving the protein MTDALHLILGDEELLVERAVTTVLQAVRGKASAEIPVNRLRAGQVDVAELAELLSPSLFSDERVIVIEAAAEAGKDAVTLIEQAATELPPGTFLIVQHSGGGRAKALAATLQKLGAAVHDCARITKAAERADFVHKEFRRLGQKVDADVVAIVIDAVGSDIRELAAACSQLVSDTDGNVDGAAVRRYHSGRAEVSGFDIADKAVVGDVAGSTEALRWAMQRGVPHVLLADALAEAVHTIARVGPIKQNAYAAASELGMPPWRIEKAQKQARRWTRDAVAEAMRVVAALNADVKGAAADADYALESAVRKVAELVNN
- the rpsT gene encoding 30S ribosomal protein S20; the protein is MANIKSQEKRIRTNERARLRNQATKSSLRTAIRGLRDAIAEGDKEKAGELLVSASRKLDKAVTKGVIHKNQAANKKSALALALNKL
- a CDS encoding circularly permuted type 2 ATP-grasp protein produces the protein MPNSGRPARTAATPRLTRRDDQIFGGYRELVSEKGAYSKAFDEMFDADGNVRGPYKGIYAELAPTDAADLAARADALGRAFIDQGITFSLSGQERPFPLDLVPRVIAAAEWSRLERGIAQRVRALEMYLADIYGDQEILRDGVIPRRLVTSCEHFHREAAGINPPNGVRIHVAGIDLVRDAQGTFRVLEDNLRSPSGVSYVMENRRTMARVFPDLFATHRVRAVDDYSSHLLRALRKSAATNEADPTVVVLTPGVANSAYFEHSLLARQMGVELVEGRDLFCRDNQVYMRTTEGERQVDVIYRRIDDTYLDPMQFRPDSVLGVAGLLNAARAGNVVISSAVGNGVGDDKLVYTYVPTIIEYYLGEKPIVANVDTFRCWLDEEREEVLDRLEHLVIKPVEGSGGYGIVFGPDASEKERAAIAKKIRADPRGWVAQPVVQLSTVPTKIDDQLVPRHVDLRPFAVNDGDDVWVLPGGLTRVALPEGSLVVNSSQGGGSKDTWVLASRASVAERELAGAELVSELPQPAEVEQGPEAATAGLQQHHVQQQQQQQGRWC
- a CDS encoding alpha-E domain-containing protein is translated as MLARNAESLYWIGRYVERADDTARILDVTVHQLLEDASVDPDHASRVLLRVLGIDAPDTVLDVWSLTELVAFSRGVQGGSIVDSISAARENARGAREVTSTEMWECLNTTYNALPDRERAARRLGPHEFFTYVEGRAAQFAGLADSTLSRDDGYRFLVLGRSIERVDMTVRLLLSRVGDRASSPAWVTLLRSAGAHDTYLRTYRGVLDANRVVEFMLLDRLFPRSVFHSLRQAELSLDELDHRPHSRVGARAEAQRLLGRARSELEFMRPGVLLEDLPTRLAGLQQTCRELGEAVALQYFHAAPWVAWSDAGGAHDLEPIEEGEV